The segment ccaaaagtaacaaaaaagcAGACATTCATATattgtctgcccgtgatcatggttgctaaaaagtaaccgaaacgtcgagattatgtagtttttaaaaataataaaataacgcgttgtaatccgaaaatattagtttcatttatggaatagatatttttaattaaactatgcCGTTCCagcttttaatttttccataataataatttttatagaactAAGTTTTTAAGTCGATATCGTATccttataatgtatatattatcaggataaaaaatatcaaaataaaaattgctgaagatctatttcattataaacttCAATTTTTTGGAAATTGTTTAGTAAAACTTGCTACTATTGaagatgttaaaaaattattttttaattttattaacaaaacgcTTAGATATTTTCTACTGCTACTGGTAGCCCTATTTACAAATGACagtgtcaaaatataaatatatctaattgTAAATACCTAACAATAATTGCAAAAAATAtgagtataaattattaaagctacttttatttctttaagtaGTATATTGAGTGAATATTTATGTTCTATTTCGCTGTCttcagatattattattattcaaacaatGGGCACCAAACTGTGTCTAAATGTACTTGATCggacaataaattattttaaatatttcgtgCCTTTAAAACCGCAatgtgcaataaataaaattattggttatcatcgacaaTTCAGCTCATATGAAGTAAAAAACCATAAACTAAAgggtatttattaataaaaccaatacTGTGAAGTAAATAACACAAATGCATGTATGTAAAATgggttttttttacattccaGATAGTTCAAAGGCAGAATTGATTTCTAATCTTAATTTCAAATCTGATGCAGATGCTTTACCATTTCTTAAATTGCCTGtgaaaactttaattcatATAGTCAAGACAACACAGAATGATGTAAAATGTGGCTACTGCGAAAATAGACTATATTATCTTTCCTCTCATATAAAGGTAGGCACTTTCCATTTTGTGtctcatttattaatatgaattgttaatagaaaattattttaggttCCATCACCTATTTTAAGTGAACAAATTGTCAGAAGAGTTTTCATATATACTTTATCATTTGATTGGTtagaaaattcattaaaagttttattaggTAAGAGGTAGGTCTTTCACAACCATGGtatatttatctttgtaaACCCactctttattatttctttttatttttcatttctagATATGAATGTAGAAGGTGACCGTATACTAAGGGATTTGTGGGTGCTTAAATATCATCATAAAACTATAGAAGAGAGGCTTGTTAGGGTTAAAAATTTTGGCATCACAAATTTATACCCATGGATGGTGAGGTGCTCagaaagtatattaaataggtatgttatgtatgaaa is part of the Danaus plexippus chromosome 2, MEX_DaPlex, whole genome shotgun sequence genome and harbors:
- the LOC116765307 gene encoding transcription termination factor, mitochondrial, with amino-acid sequence MGTKLCLNVLDRTINYFKYFVPLKPQCAINKIIGYHRQFSSYEVKNHKLKDSSKAELISNLNFKSDADALPFLKLPVKTLIHIVKTTQNDVKCGYCENRLYYLSSHIKVPSPILSEQIVRRVFIYTLSFDWLENSLKVLLDMNVEGDRILRDLWVLKYHHKTIEERLVRVKNFGITNLYPWMVRCSESILNRYVEIFQETKNILGENMSTKMYLAERLNVSSELIEDMYVKAPALKTIRVTKLKKFLDFLIKEGFTVEDIAIKSRILAASQSTVKKRLSKLRSLGMTEINLNVLCRSRKDFQKYCESIDTSVKK